In one window of Bradyrhizobium sp. AZCC 1721 DNA:
- a CDS encoding ABC transporter substrate-binding protein, translating into MIRFVLGMSLALCVTGPATAQTLHLMKGIDAPHYDAQRTTWTPTSDIVNMFQDTLVALDWDGRTPIPYLAKSWTISEDGRTYTFKLRDDVSFCSGKKFTAEDVVYSFKRLKDPAIKAPYAWRAGDIKELRATDPYTVEYELNEPFSELPLQLTMFTNVIHNKESVEALGKDYGIKGADGTGPWCFESWQPRTEIVLKRHDVYRWGPSMYKNKGPVKFEKLSVKIMPEESSRVAAMMAGQFDITNQFPPQFIAQAKSAPMLNVTEAKPNFQLLYFGFKTTRPMVEDRRVREAMSIAINRVEIAKGVLLGNAEPAFTIVDPDALDHDPTTKGIVKEDIERAKALLDEAGWKIGSDGVREKDGVKLQPKVYYTQAGNTPRIAEAIQGYLRRIGIQWQLQPWDSTIASAKMAEQDYEIWSVTVPYLSAGDLMNIYFDSRNIPTPNRMNWKDAETDEWLKHGRSALTDTDRAKYYALVQQKVMREHLWMPVLNINMYQVANKKITDARPHMLYQNTFYKGLDVSRQK; encoded by the coding sequence TCGACGCGCCGCATTACGATGCGCAACGCACCACCTGGACCCCGACCTCCGACATCGTCAACATGTTCCAGGACACGCTGGTCGCGCTCGACTGGGACGGCCGCACGCCGATCCCCTATCTCGCCAAATCATGGACGATCAGCGAGGACGGCCGGACCTATACGTTCAAGCTGCGCGACGACGTGTCGTTCTGCAGCGGCAAGAAGTTTACCGCCGAGGATGTCGTCTACAGCTTCAAGCGCCTGAAGGATCCCGCGATCAAGGCCCCTTACGCGTGGCGGGCCGGCGACATCAAGGAATTGCGCGCGACCGATCCCTACACCGTCGAGTACGAGCTCAACGAGCCCTTCTCCGAGCTGCCGCTGCAGCTCACCATGTTCACCAACGTGATCCACAACAAGGAGAGCGTGGAAGCACTCGGCAAGGATTACGGCATCAAGGGCGCCGACGGCACCGGCCCTTGGTGTTTTGAGAGCTGGCAGCCGCGCACCGAAATTGTGCTCAAGCGCCATGACGTCTATCGATGGGGCCCCTCGATGTACAAGAACAAGGGGCCCGTGAAGTTCGAGAAGCTCAGCGTCAAGATCATGCCCGAGGAGTCCAGCCGCGTTGCGGCGATGATGGCCGGGCAGTTCGACATCACCAATCAATTCCCGCCGCAGTTCATCGCCCAAGCCAAGTCTGCACCGATGCTGAACGTGACGGAAGCGAAGCCGAATTTCCAATTGCTCTATTTCGGCTTCAAGACGACGCGGCCCATGGTGGAAGACCGACGGGTGCGCGAAGCGATGAGCATCGCCATCAACCGCGTCGAGATCGCCAAGGGCGTGCTGCTCGGCAACGCCGAACCGGCCTTCACTATTGTCGATCCGGACGCGCTCGATCACGACCCCACCACCAAGGGCATCGTGAAAGAGGATATCGAGCGCGCCAAGGCGCTGCTCGATGAGGCCGGCTGGAAAATCGGCAGCGATGGCGTCCGCGAGAAGGACGGCGTCAAGCTGCAACCGAAGGTCTACTACACCCAGGCCGGCAACACGCCGCGCATTGCCGAGGCGATCCAGGGCTACCTGCGCCGCATCGGCATACAGTGGCAGCTGCAGCCCTGGGATTCGACCATTGCATCCGCGAAGATGGCGGAGCAGGACTACGAAATCTGGTCGGTGACGGTGCCTTATCTGTCGGCCGGCGATCTCATGAACATCTACTTCGATTCCAGGAACATCCCGACGCCCAACCGGATGAACTGGAAAGACGCCGAGACCGATGAATGGCTGAAGCATGGCCGCTCGGCGCTGACGGACACCGACCGGGCCAAATACTACGCGCTGGTGCAGCAGAAGGTGATGCGCGAGCACCTCTGGATGCCGGTGCTCAATATCAACATGTATCAGGTGGCCAACAAGAAGATCACCGATGCCAGGCCGCACATGCTCTACCAGAACACTTTCTATAAGGGCTTGGACGTGTCGCGGCAGAAATAA
- a CDS encoding ABC transporter substrate-binding protein — protein sequence MRSILTGAVALLGMAGMCSTAEAQTLRVMKSLDAPHYDGQRTTWSPTSDIVNMFQDTLVALDWDGKTTIPYLAKSWTISEDGKTYVFKLRDDVTFCSGKKFTAADVVYTFKRLKDPETKAPYAWRAGDIKEVRAPDPYTVEYELNEPYSELLLQLTMYTNAIHNQESVETLGKDYGIKGIDGTGPWCFESWQPRTEIVLKRHDAYKWGPSMYQNKGPVKFEKLSIKIVPEDASRVAAIMGGQFDLTHQVPLQFIEQVKAAPNLTVQEAKPNFQLMYYGYKITRPMVADKRVREAMNIAINRAEIVKGIMLGNAEPAFTYVDPKALDFAEKTKNVIKEDVERAKKLLDEAGWKVAADGIREKDGMKLAPRVLFPQVTYFPRVSEAIQGYMRKIGIDWKIVGFDSTIAPAEMGKQDFELWTVTVPYLSAGELMNIYFNSKNIPTPNRMNWKDDETDEWLRAGRAALTDAERALNYARVQEKVTNEHLLMPVMNVAMYTTSSKKLKDVRPHMLYQNTFYKGLDYSF from the coding sequence ATGCGCAGCATTTTGACAGGCGCTGTGGCGCTGCTGGGCATGGCCGGAATGTGCTCGACGGCCGAGGCGCAGACCTTGCGGGTGATGAAGTCACTGGATGCGCCGCACTACGACGGCCAGCGCACCACCTGGTCGCCGACGTCGGATATCGTCAACATGTTCCAGGATACGCTGGTGGCGCTCGACTGGGACGGCAAGACGACGATCCCCTACCTCGCGAAATCGTGGACGATCAGCGAGGACGGCAAGACCTACGTCTTCAAGCTGCGCGATGACGTGACGTTCTGCAGCGGCAAGAAGTTCACCGCCGCCGATGTCGTCTACACGTTCAAGCGATTGAAGGATCCGGAAACCAAAGCGCCCTATGCCTGGCGCGCCGGCGACATCAAGGAAGTGCGCGCGCCCGATCCCTATACTGTCGAATATGAGCTCAACGAGCCCTACTCCGAACTGCTGCTGCAGCTCACCATGTACACCAATGCGATCCACAATCAAGAGAGCGTGGAGACGCTCGGCAAGGACTACGGCATCAAGGGAATCGACGGCACCGGTCCCTGGTGTTTCGAGAGCTGGCAGCCGCGCACGGAAATCGTGCTGAAGCGCCACGACGCCTACAAATGGGGCCCGTCGATGTATCAGAACAAGGGCCCGGTGAAGTTCGAGAAACTCAGCATCAAGATCGTGCCGGAGGACGCCAGCCGCGTCGCCGCCATCATGGGCGGACAGTTCGACCTCACCCATCAGGTCCCGCTGCAATTCATCGAGCAGGTCAAGGCCGCGCCTAATCTGACCGTTCAGGAAGCCAAGCCCAACTTCCAGCTCATGTATTACGGTTACAAGATCACCCGCCCTATGGTCGCCGACAAGCGCGTGCGCGAGGCCATGAACATTGCGATCAACCGCGCCGAGATCGTCAAGGGCATCATGCTGGGCAATGCCGAGCCGGCATTCACCTACGTCGATCCGAAGGCGCTCGATTTCGCCGAGAAGACCAAAAACGTCATCAAGGAAGACGTCGAACGCGCCAAGAAGCTTCTGGACGAGGCCGGCTGGAAAGTCGCCGCCGACGGCATCCGCGAGAAGGACGGCATGAAGCTCGCACCCCGTGTGCTGTTCCCGCAGGTCACCTACTTCCCGCGCGTTTCTGAGGCGATTCAAGGCTACATGCGCAAGATCGGCATCGACTGGAAGATCGTCGGTTTCGACTCCACGATCGCGCCTGCCGAGATGGGCAAGCAGGACTTCGAGCTGTGGACCGTCACCGTGCCCTATCTGTCTGCAGGCGAGTTGATGAACATCTATTTCAACTCCAAGAACATCCCGACGCCCAACCGCATGAACTGGAAAGACGACGAGACCGACGAGTGGCTGCGCGCCGGCCGCGCCGCGCTCACCGACGCAGAGCGTGCGCTCAACTACGCGCGCGTGCAGGAGAAGGTAACGAACGAGCATCTGCTGATGCCCGTGATGAACGTCGCCATGTATACGACCAGTTCGAAGAAGCTGAAGGACGTGCGGCCGCACATGCTCTATCAAAACACCTTCTACAAGGGTCTGGATTACTCGTTCTGA
- a CDS encoding ABC transporter ATP-binding protein produces MDNLLEVRGLKTHFATDRGLFRAVDGISFSVPRGRTIGLVGESGCGKSVTSLSVMGLVPSPPGKVEAEAVLFGNRDVLKLTADERRRLRGGKMSMIFQEPMTSLNPVHTVGQQIVEAILAHTAMSPRAARARAIEMLELVRIPSAAQRIDDFPHNMSGGMRQRVMIAMALSCEPALLIADEPTTALDVTIQAQILDLLSDLQRRLGMAILIITHDLGVIAEVADKVLVMYAGRIVESADVNDLFADPQHPYTIGLLGSIPRIDIDRKRLATIEGTVPSPNNQPAGCRFAPRCPFADQRCRLDPPPLRDIAPGHQVACWKAPVEVTS; encoded by the coding sequence ATGGATAATCTTCTCGAGGTTCGCGGCCTGAAAACCCACTTCGCGACGGACCGCGGGCTGTTCCGCGCCGTCGACGGCATCAGCTTCAGCGTTCCGCGCGGACGCACCATCGGCCTTGTCGGCGAATCCGGCTGCGGCAAGAGCGTGACCTCGCTTTCGGTGATGGGCCTGGTGCCGAGCCCGCCGGGCAAGGTCGAGGCCGAGGCGGTGCTGTTCGGCAATCGCGACGTGCTAAAGCTCACAGCCGACGAGCGGCGCAGGCTGCGCGGCGGCAAGATGTCGATGATTTTTCAGGAACCGATGACCTCGCTCAATCCGGTCCACACCGTGGGACAGCAAATTGTCGAGGCAATCCTTGCCCATACCGCGATGTCGCCGCGCGCGGCGCGGGCGCGCGCAATCGAGATGCTCGAATTGGTGCGGATTCCGTCAGCGGCGCAGCGCATCGACGACTTTCCGCACAACATGTCGGGCGGCATGCGGCAGCGAGTCATGATCGCGATGGCGCTCTCCTGCGAGCCGGCGCTGCTGATCGCCGACGAGCCGACCACGGCGCTCGACGTCACCATCCAGGCGCAAATTCTTGACCTGTTGAGCGACCTGCAGCGGCGGCTCGGCATGGCGATCCTGATCATCACCCACGATCTCGGCGTCATCGCCGAGGTCGCCGACAAGGTGCTGGTGATGTATGCGGGGCGAATCGTCGAGAGCGCCGACGTGAACGACCTGTTCGCCGACCCGCAGCATCCTTACACCATCGGCCTGCTCGGTTCGATTCCGCGCATCGATATCGACCGCAAGCGGCTCGCCACCATCGAGGGCACGGTGCCCAGCCCCAACAACCAGCCGGCGGGCTGCCGCTTTGCGCCGCGCTGCCCGTTTGCGGACCAGCGCTGCCGGCTTGATCCGCCACCGCTGCGCGACATCGCGCCCGGTCACCAGGTCGCGTGCTGGAAAGCCCCGGTCGAGGTGACATCATGA
- a CDS encoding ABC transporter ATP-binding protein, which yields MSDAPVLQVDGLVKHFAVTRGLIRRKTIGLVRAVEDVSFEIARGETLALVGESGCGKSTTGRLILRLMDPTAGSVRFKGKEIADLDKNALRRMRRHMQIIFQDPYASLNPRMTVGEILAEPLRVHEIGDDASREARGRELLDIVGLLPEHASRYPHQFSGGQRQRIGIARALAANPDLIVCDEPVSALDVSIQAQIVNLLQNLQQRFGLSYLFIAHDLAVVKHISDRVAVMYLGKLVEISDKKSLYDRPLHPYTQALLAAIPKPDPALRTKRVMLQGDVPSPFKPPSGCRFHTRCPHAQARCSAEEPELREAAPGHRVACHFFETLPAPTILARAGLANGKFAARLAAFEAAKTARTSA from the coding sequence ATGAGCGACGCCCCCGTCTTGCAGGTCGACGGCCTGGTCAAGCATTTTGCGGTCACCCGCGGGCTGATCCGCCGCAAGACCATCGGGCTCGTGCGCGCCGTCGAAGATGTCAGCTTCGAGATCGCCCGCGGCGAGACGCTCGCGCTGGTCGGCGAATCCGGCTGCGGCAAGTCAACCACCGGACGGCTGATCCTGCGTTTGATGGACCCGACCGCCGGCTCGGTACGCTTCAAGGGCAAGGAAATCGCCGATCTCGACAAGAATGCGCTGCGCCGGATGCGGCGGCATATGCAGATCATTTTCCAAGATCCCTACGCCTCGCTCAATCCGCGCATGACGGTCGGCGAAATCCTGGCCGAGCCGCTGCGCGTTCACGAAATCGGCGACGACGCATCGCGCGAGGCACGCGGCCGCGAGCTGCTGGACATCGTCGGCCTGCTGCCCGAACATGCCAGCCGCTATCCGCACCAGTTCTCGGGCGGGCAACGCCAGCGCATCGGCATCGCCCGCGCGCTCGCCGCCAATCCCGATTTGATCGTCTGCGACGAGCCGGTGTCGGCGCTGGACGTCTCGATCCAGGCGCAGATCGTCAACCTCCTGCAGAATCTGCAGCAGCGTTTTGGCCTCTCCTATCTGTTCATCGCCCATGATCTTGCCGTGGTGAAGCACATCAGCGACCGCGTCGCCGTGATGTATTTGGGCAAGCTGGTCGAGATATCAGACAAGAAGTCGCTCTACGACCGGCCGTTGCACCCGTATACCCAGGCGCTACTGGCGGCGATCCCGAAGCCCGATCCCGCGCTCCGCACCAAGCGCGTGATGCTGCAGGGCGACGTGCCGAGCCCGTTCAAGCCGCCGAGCGGCTGCCGCTTCCATACCCGCTGCCCGCATGCGCAGGCGCGCTGCTCGGCCGAGGAGCCGGAGCTGCGCGAGGCGGCACCCGGCCATCGCGTCGCCTGTCATTTTTTCGAGACGCTGCCCGCCCCGACCATCCTCGCGCGCGCCGGCCTTGCCAATGGAAAGTTCGCCGCACGGCTGGCGGCCTTCGAGGCGGCGAAGACGGCACGGACATCGGCCTGA
- the uxuA gene encoding mannonate dehydratase, with product MLQGWRWYGPNDPVSLDDIRQAGATDVVTALHQVPIGEAWTRSAIEERKNLIENSQPGRSPLTWSVVESIPIPDDVKRLGGKATRSIEAWIASMEAVAAAGIKIICYNFMPVVDWCRTDLEWELPNGAKAMRFDQDRFAAFDLHILQRPEAPAEYSEAAQRRAKQVYEAMTQADIDVLITNIASALPGSTTDPLTIPQFRDRLQQYRGIDSKVLRQHLSEFLARVAPVAEQVGVTLTLHPDDPPRPLFGLPRIASSVEDYQALFDAVPSKANGICFCTGSLGVRPENDLPAMAKRFAPRIGFAHLRATKREADGLSFCESDHLDGDVDMIAVLKALLAENRTRSPENQIVFRPDHGHRMLDDLAATKRTNPGYTAIGRLRGLAELRGAIRAIEHAG from the coding sequence ATGCTGCAGGGATGGCGGTGGTACGGACCCAACGATCCCGTATCGCTCGACGATATCCGTCAGGCCGGCGCGACCGACGTGGTAACGGCGCTGCATCAGGTTCCGATCGGCGAGGCCTGGACGCGCTCAGCCATTGAGGAGCGGAAGAACCTGATCGAGAACTCGCAACCGGGCCGCTCGCCACTGACTTGGTCGGTGGTGGAATCGATCCCGATTCCTGATGACGTGAAGCGGTTGGGGGGCAAGGCGACGCGCTCGATCGAGGCGTGGATCGCGAGCATGGAGGCGGTCGCTGCCGCCGGTATCAAGATCATCTGCTACAATTTCATGCCGGTCGTGGACTGGTGCCGCACCGATCTCGAATGGGAACTGCCGAACGGCGCCAAGGCGATGCGCTTCGACCAGGACCGGTTCGCGGCGTTCGACCTGCACATCCTGCAGCGCCCGGAAGCGCCTGCTGAATATTCCGAGGCCGCGCAGCGCCGCGCGAAGCAGGTCTATGAAGCGATGACGCAGGCCGATATCGACGTCCTCATCACCAACATTGCCAGCGCGCTGCCGGGATCCACCACCGATCCCCTGACCATTCCGCAATTCCGCGACCGCCTGCAGCAATACCGCGGCATCGATTCCAAAGTGCTGCGTCAGCACTTAAGCGAATTTCTCGCGCGCGTCGCGCCGGTGGCGGAGCAGGTCGGGGTAACGTTGACGCTGCATCCGGACGATCCGCCGCGCCCGCTGTTCGGCCTGCCGCGCATCGCCTCATCGGTGGAGGACTATCAGGCGCTGTTCGACGCGGTGCCATCCAAGGCCAACGGCATCTGCTTCTGCACCGGCTCGCTCGGCGTGCGCCCGGAGAACGATCTGCCCGCGATGGCCAAACGCTTCGCGCCGCGGATCGGCTTTGCCCATCTGCGGGCGACCAAGCGGGAAGCCGACGGCCTGTCGTTCTGCGAGTCCGATCATCTGGATGGCGACGTCGACATGATCGCGGTGTTGAAGGCTTTGCTGGCGGAGAACCGAACGCGCTCGCCGGAAAATCAGATCGTGTTCCGGCCCGATCACGGCCACCGCATGCTCGACGATCTCGCCGCGACCAAGCGCACCAATCCCGGCTACACCGCGATCGGCCGCCTGCGCGGCCTAGCCGAGTTGCGCGGTGCTATCCGCGCCATTGAACACGCCGGCTAG
- a CDS encoding L-idonate 5-dehydrogenase: MTSMALAATLFGPEDLRMIERPLDPLPSGMVRIRFGAGGICGSDMHYYRHARTGDFVVTSPLVLGHEIAGEVVEIAGSAPGVKVGDRVAVNPSRWCGHCKPCRENRPNLCENIFFMGSASKTPHMQGGFASYFDANPAQCVKIPDHVTYQAAALAEPLAVCLHAVARAGDVTGKRAVLFGAGPIGLLTMLAAQRAGIAETTVVDIAAAPLAFATRLGANHVVDISGGEEALKAQAAAQPFDVAFEVSGTAAGLASAIGAVRRGGVVVQVGNLPGGQISVPANAVMAKEIDLRGSFRFGTEFFTAVELIADGSVDVLSLVTAQRPLAVAPDAVRLALDRSQSVKVVLTA; the protein is encoded by the coding sequence ATGACATCGATGGCTTTGGCTGCAACGCTGTTCGGCCCGGAAGATCTGCGTATGATCGAGCGGCCGCTCGATCCGCTTCCCTCCGGCATGGTGCGCATTCGTTTCGGCGCCGGCGGCATTTGCGGCTCGGACATGCATTATTACCGCCATGCCCGCACCGGCGACTTTGTCGTGACCTCGCCGCTGGTGCTCGGCCATGAGATTGCGGGTGAGGTGGTCGAAATCGCAGGTTCGGCGCCGGGCGTGAAGGTCGGCGATCGCGTCGCGGTCAACCCGTCGCGCTGGTGCGGCCATTGCAAGCCGTGCCGCGAGAACCGGCCCAATCTCTGCGAAAACATCTTCTTCATGGGATCGGCCTCGAAGACCCCGCATATGCAGGGCGGCTTTGCGTCTTACTTCGATGCCAACCCGGCGCAGTGCGTGAAGATTCCGGACCACGTGACCTATCAGGCGGCAGCGCTCGCCGAGCCGCTCGCAGTCTGCCTGCATGCGGTCGCCCGCGCCGGGGACGTGACCGGCAAGCGCGCAGTGCTGTTCGGCGCCGGCCCGATCGGTCTCCTGACCATGCTGGCGGCGCAGCGCGCCGGGATTGCAGAGACAACCGTCGTCGATATCGCGGCGGCGCCGTTGGCGTTCGCCACGAGATTGGGGGCCAATCATGTCGTCGATATCTCCGGCGGCGAAGAGGCCCTGAAAGCGCAGGCTGCCGCGCAGCCGTTCGATGTCGCGTTCGAAGTCTCGGGCACCGCGGCGGGCTTGGCCAGCGCGATCGGTGCGGTCAGGCGCGGCGGCGTTGTGGTTCAGGTCGGCAACCTGCCGGGCGGACAGATTTCGGTGCCGGCGAACGCGGTGATGGCCAAGGAGATCGACCTTCGCGGCTCGTTCCGCTTCGGGACGGAATTCTTCACGGCGGTCGAACTGATCGCCGACGGCAGCGTGGACGTGCTTTCGCTGGTGACGGCGCAACGCCCGCTCGCGGTCGCGCCTGATGCGGTGCGGCTCGCGCTCGACCGCTCGCAGAGCGTCAAGGTCGTGCTGACCGCTTGA
- a CDS encoding TRAP transporter large permease has translation MLLLLGGFLLLMLVGLPVALSMAVSSLVYILVTGITPDVTLAQRMIAGVESFPLLAVPFFILAGNLMNIAGVTGRIYKFAVALVGWMRGGLGHVNIVGSVIFSGMSGTAIADAAGLGTIEIKAMKDHGYSTEFAVGVTAASATLGPIIPPSLPFVIYGMMANVSIGALFLGGVIPGVFMTLAMMATVAYFAHKNGWGSDTPFSWPQLGSAAIEILIVLAFPVVVWLLVVAGLSVNMAVGIGLVALLALDWYFDFSAVMALMAPVILIGGMTLGWFTPTEAAVAAVIWSLFLGLVRYRSMTLQTVAKATFDTIETTASVLFIVTAASIFAWLLTVSQAAQTLTDAMLGITQNKWVFLLLANILILFVGCFIDTIAAITILVPILLPIVLKLGIDPIHFGLIMTLNLMIGLLHPPLGMVLFVLARVAKLSVERTTMAILPWLVPLLLALVAITYVPELTLWLPKYMGLSK, from the coding sequence ATGCTGCTGCTGCTTGGGGGATTTCTGCTGCTGATGCTGGTCGGCCTGCCGGTCGCGCTCTCGATGGCAGTGTCGTCGCTGGTCTACATTCTCGTCACCGGCATCACGCCGGATGTCACGCTGGCGCAGCGCATGATTGCCGGTGTCGAAAGCTTTCCGCTGCTCGCGGTGCCGTTCTTCATCCTGGCCGGCAACCTCATGAACATCGCGGGCGTTACGGGGCGCATCTACAAATTCGCGGTCGCGCTAGTGGGCTGGATGCGCGGCGGCCTCGGGCATGTCAATATCGTCGGCTCCGTGATCTTTTCCGGGATGTCCGGCACCGCGATTGCGGACGCCGCAGGGCTCGGCACCATCGAGATCAAGGCGATGAAGGATCACGGCTACTCGACCGAGTTCGCGGTCGGCGTGACCGCGGCGTCCGCCACGCTCGGCCCGATCATTCCGCCGTCGCTGCCATTCGTGATCTACGGCATGATGGCGAACGTCTCGATCGGCGCGCTGTTTCTGGGCGGCGTGATTCCGGGCGTGTTCATGACGTTGGCCATGATGGCGACCGTGGCCTATTTCGCCCACAAGAACGGCTGGGGCAGCGATACGCCGTTCTCCTGGCCGCAACTCGGCTCGGCCGCGATCGAAATCCTCATCGTGCTGGCGTTCCCGGTGGTCGTTTGGCTGCTGGTCGTCGCCGGGCTCTCGGTGAACATGGCTGTCGGAATCGGTCTCGTGGCGCTGCTGGCGCTCGACTGGTATTTCGATTTCTCCGCTGTGATGGCGCTGATGGCGCCGGTGATCCTGATCGGCGGCATGACGCTCGGCTGGTTTACGCCAACCGAAGCCGCAGTCGCCGCCGTGATCTGGTCGCTGTTCCTCGGGCTCGTGCGTTACCGCTCGATGACGCTGCAGACCGTTGCCAAGGCGACGTTCGATACCATCGAGACCACGGCATCCGTGCTGTTCATCGTGACCGCGGCGTCGATCTTTGCATGGCTCTTGACGGTGTCGCAGGCGGCGCAGACGCTGACGGATGCGATGCTCGGCATCACCCAGAACAAGTGGGTGTTCCTGCTGCTGGCGAACATCCTGATCCTGTTCGTCGGCTGCTTCATCGACACCATCGCCGCCATCACCATTCTGGTGCCGATCCTTTTGCCGATCGTTCTGAAATTGGGCATCGATCCCATTCATTTCGGCCTGATCATGACGCTGAACCTGATGATCGGTCTGTTGCACCCGCCGCTCGGCATGGTGCTGTTCGTGCTGGCCCGCGTGGCGAAATTGTCCGTCGAGCGCACCACCATGGCGATCCTGCCGTGGCTGGTGCCGCTCCTGTTGGCGCTCGTCGCCATCACCTACGTCCCGGAGCTGACGCTCTGGCTGCCTAAATACATGGGACTCTCAAAATGA
- a CDS encoding TRAP transporter small permease: MSMVEVHKQITADEIAHTFEDEVPKGADLGQYAAEDWLALAIFWIMALSVFLQFFTRYVLNDSYAWTEEIATYCLIGVVFIGSAMCVRLSRHIQVDLLFRYLPHLPARALSTVIDVIRIAFFGYAIKLVWQFIQIIGDERMTTIKFQKGFVYYAVLLGFVLMFARSIQIAVENWRRGYSILERPGAFDGTEG; encoded by the coding sequence TTGTCGATGGTTGAAGTGCACAAGCAGATCACGGCGGACGAGATCGCCCATACGTTTGAGGACGAGGTCCCCAAGGGCGCCGATCTCGGCCAATACGCCGCCGAGGACTGGCTGGCGCTCGCGATCTTCTGGATCATGGCGCTGTCCGTGTTTCTGCAATTCTTCACCCGCTACGTGCTCAACGACAGTTACGCCTGGACCGAGGAGATCGCGACCTATTGCCTGATCGGCGTGGTCTTTATCGGCTCGGCGATGTGCGTGCGGCTGTCGCGGCACATCCAGGTCGATCTGCTGTTTCGCTATCTGCCGCATCTGCCGGCGCGCGCGCTCTCGACGGTCATCGACGTGATCCGGATCGCGTTCTTCGGCTATGCGATCAAGTTGGTCTGGCAGTTCATCCAGATCATCGGCGACGAGCGGATGACCACGATCAAGTTTCAAAAGGGATTTGTGTATTACGCCGTGCTGCTCGGCTTCGTGCTGATGTTCGCGCGCTCGATCCAGATCGCGGTCGAGAACTGGCGGCGCGGTTATTCCATCCTGGAGCGACCCGGCGCATTCGACGGAACGGAAGGCTGA
- a CDS encoding sialic acid TRAP transporter substrate-binding protein SiaP gives MAQTKLKWAHVYETSEPFHTASVWAAGEINKRTNGRYQIDVYPASQLGKETDINQGLALGSVDIIISGSSFAAKSFPPIGVTYYPYTFRDADHLLAYTKSDVFKELAKGYEDKSGHHIVAVTYYGVRHTSSNKPIKACADMKGLKMRVPDVPAYLAMPRACGANTAPIAFAEVYLALQNGTVEAQENPLTTIEAKKFYEVQKHIVLTGHIVDHLNTVVAGALWKKLSEEDRKIFTDVAQEAAAKATAEIKANEAKLVDFFKQKGLTVTEVNKDEFRDTVIKTTKFETFDYRKSDWDRIQAVK, from the coding sequence ATGGCGCAGACCAAACTGAAATGGGCCCACGTTTACGAAACGTCGGAGCCGTTCCACACCGCGTCCGTCTGGGCCGCGGGCGAGATCAACAAGCGGACCAACGGGCGCTACCAGATCGACGTCTATCCGGCTTCGCAGCTCGGCAAGGAAACCGACATCAACCAGGGGCTTGCGCTTGGCTCCGTCGACATCATCATTTCCGGCTCGAGCTTTGCGGCCAAGAGCTTTCCCCCGATCGGCGTGACTTATTATCCCTACACCTTCCGCGATGCCGATCATCTCCTGGCCTACACTAAGAGCGACGTCTTCAAGGAACTCGCCAAGGGCTACGAGGACAAGAGCGGCCATCACATCGTGGCGGTGACCTATTACGGCGTGCGTCACACCTCTTCGAACAAGCCGATCAAGGCTTGCGCCGACATGAAGGGCCTCAAGATGCGTGTGCCTGACGTGCCGGCCTATCTCGCGATGCCGCGCGCCTGCGGCGCCAACACCGCGCCGATCGCCTTTGCCGAGGTCTATCTCGCCCTGCAGAACGGCACCGTGGAAGCCCAGGAAAATCCGCTTACCACGATCGAGGCCAAGAAGTTCTACGAGGTGCAGAAGCACATCGTGCTGACTGGTCACATTGTCGATCACCTCAATACGGTTGTTGCCGGCGCGCTCTGGAAGAAGCTCTCGGAAGAAGACCGCAAAATCTTCACCGACGTCGCCCAGGAAGCGGCGGCAAAGGCTACGGCCGAGATCAAGGCCAACGAGGCCAAGTTGGTCGACTTCTTCAAGCAGAAGGGGCTGACGGTCACCGAGGTCAACAAGGACGAGTTCCGCGACACCGTGATCAAGACCACGAAGTTCGAGACCTTCGACTACCGCAAGTCCGACTGGGATCGCATCCAGGCGGTGAAGTAA